In the Plasmodium gaboni strain SY75 chromosome 13, whole genome shotgun sequence genome, ttttattgatGAAAAATTACAACATGATTctagaaaaaaaaataaaaaaaattatctttatattgGTTCTAATCATATTGTAGATCCTATTTTATTAGCTACaataagaataattatttatgaTGATATTAATCAACTTTctaaaataaacataaatcAGTTAACTTCATGGAATCATTATTTATCTATCGATTCTGAAATGGTCgttatacaaatattaataaaattaattgaTGAAATTATTTATGAACACTTTTCTCATATtaattatgaatatatattaaaacaaggttttataaaatatgagGACCTAAAATTTTTACACAATAAATTCTTACAAATCAATACGTTACACTCTCATAAATCTATAAACCTAttagaatataataatttttttataactatatataatattctaaaaattaaagaattaaaaaatgcTAAAGATAAACTTAATCAAAAATTTAACCAAATGAAACACCTTTTCAAcgaacaaaataaaaatgaaaatataataaaataaaatgaaaatgaaaatcaaattatattaaaataaaaaggtatatttctttttatttactttttctttttttttttttttttctttttttttatgtttgGCTTTCGTTTACAATTTAAATACACGTAAACAATGCgatgttattatatataaataatagCTTTCATGCTAATCcaatattttgaatatatacatatatatagatatatatttattggaatgtttatttttttacatattttaattttaatttaattttatttatttatttatttatttatttatttatttattattatttattatttatttttttttttttttttgtgttttgttttgttttgttttttttaatttttttttaaataaatattctcaaaaaatatatatatatatatacatatatatattatgttcCTGAAgctttttttctttattttattctcCATCAACcattttgaaaaaaaaaaaaattcattctcatattaaatatgatGAATGACATAGTTTTAAttgacaaaaaaaaaactccaagtgaagaaaaaaatattgataaaaGTGATGAAATCAAATTGAGAATTTATGGATGTCAGTTATTACAAGAAGCTGGCATTATTTTAAAACTAAAGGCAGTAACTATTGTAACGAGCCAAGTTTTGTTTCATcgtttttattttaaaaagtCTTTTACCGATTTCGACGTCaatgtaaaataaataaataaataaataaatatatatatatatatatatatatatgtatttattatatatgcatatCTGTTTTATCCTTCATTTTGTAGATTATTGCTCCTTCAGCATTATATTTATCGTGCAAACTGGAAGAAGATTTTTGTCGtatttacaaaattattaatacttttcattttttatgtaaatatgagcatataaaaagtaaacacctttattttgatataaaaaacTTGAACATGGAACATTTCAGAATAAATATTGAATCAgaagtaataatatatatatgaataatattatatatacatatatatatatatatatatatatatatatatatatttttgtaggaatataaaaatatgaaagtagatatttatacatatgaACTGCTCATACTAAAAGAAATAGGATTTCTTgttcataaaataaaccAACATCCTCATTCATTTCTTTTACCATATATTTATTCCCTCTTTAACAATTTAAATACAATTGATAAGGatttaacaaaaaaattagcACAAATGTCTTGGGGATTTTTAAATGACAGGTTAAAAAAGGCTGACAATTATGACACCCCACAttttgaaataataatatatttcttttatttttaataaatatcttatataaaacatgctcatttgaatataacacgaatatatacatataaatatatctatatatatatatatatatatatatatatataatgttttattaatatatatgtaaaatgATGAACCATCATAACGatcaacatatatatatatatatatatatttttttttatagtaTGAGAACAACCTTATGTTGTGAATATCAACCACGGTGTATAGCTGTTGCAAGTATATTCTTAGCTGCTTATAAACTTAATATACCTTTAATGAAAGTATgtaacaatatatatatatatatatatatttatgtattcGTGTTATATTCACAAatgtttaatattttattatttatttattattattatttttgcTTTTAGAATACCAATTGgtttaaattatttgatGTAGATTATGAGGATATCAAGAAAATATGCATTAGAATATTGGAGCTTTACAAAATAggtatataaatacatatatatatatattaatagacgtagtttttatttcatttactttttaatgcttatataatttttttcttttcttaaCTTTTACAATAGGACGATGCCATTATATAGACGTCGTGgttaaaaagaaataaatataatgtaatataatattcacCACACTTATGTcttaatttatatacataatttttttattttattattattatttttttttttttttgttattttttaatataaaaatatataattaattctttccttttttttaatttacattactttctttttttttgtattattttcaaatataatatatatataaatacacaATATATAACCAAGAACATTAGTcaatatatactttttaaaaaaatgactttacaattttttatacttttcaacaataaaaaaagttaaCATGTACAAAGCTGACTTGTTcatgtaaaaaaaaaaaatataataaaaaaaataaaatatatttatatatatatatatatatatatatatatgtataacatttttaataaccaagataaatattcttattttaattattatcattatttttttaaataaaagagAATTTAATTTCAgaatttaatttaatttcATTTCAAACCTACGCTCAACTGAGTAATTGTTGAGTTCAGTTATACTCAGGACTCGCAAGTTCATCGTATCAATTAATTTCATCATgtgtttttataaattctctttttaaaaaataattttacactttcttttatttttataatataatgatCTTTTGAACATATGctttaataaatttacattataaacattatattaaaaataataactGTGCTATAAAaccatatatattaaaatattaaggtatatttcttatatatatatatatatatatataattattataattatatattaaaatatattttatttattgaacaattatatttttaaataaataatattgtaaaatgaaatattatatatatatatatatatatatatatatatatatatatatatttacatttcaatgagatataaattttgttaatgtattagtaatataaattaaaataaaataaactGATTATGCTTCTTTAatttacatttaaaaaataaatattattcataaaaaaatatcttataattttataaaataaaacctacaaataatttttatgtataatctttttataatttcataataaataaatgaaaaataattcttataaaaagatatagaaaattaaatttataattatattataatttttaaactttttatataatatatttctttttcaaatattttatatatacatataaataatatatatatatatatatatataatagtaacttctattttatatattattaaaaaaaaaaaaaaaaacgGCTTTTCTGTGCGTATCCTAAATGGAATattgaataaaatatatatattattatatatatatataatatattattaataaaatatctcgatccttatatatatatctaattatattataatatattaaatttgaacatatattttaagtttttttttctaaattataaagtggattttatattattttcaatgGAGGGGAAAGTAAAGTATGTATTAATGctattttttatgtatttactattaaaaaaataaaaaaatatatacaatattattataacgATTTTTAGctataaatattatataaaaaaataaatattactatagtattatatttattatattatcatttattcgatcgtttatataatacttttataaaaaaaaattatttccgaattttaaaaataattcacATATCActatatgtatatatatatatatatatatatatatatgtagaattttttatcatatatttaaaaaaaaaaaaatgatttgACGAGgtttaatttcttttttaataaaatatttaaataaatatatatataatacattatatttgtatgttataaaaatgtcTGTACCAACATTATCAAACAAACCTGAAACTGTCGATTTGCTGGTATTAGCCCCAGGAgaaaaaaagtaaaaaaaaaaaaaaaaaaaaaaaaaaaaaaaaaaaaattatataaattgtatattaatctatatacatatcatgatccaaataaatatatgtatacaattaaaataaggaagaaaataataaacatatatatttatatatattgaatatttattttgttttgttttatttttttgtataataatatgaatatataaaatggATGCTTGtgaaattaaaatgaaCATGATGAATCTATAATATAATCCatattcaaaaataaattatgtatacgaataatttatttttattattttgacaaacataatatttttaattttcattttatatatagagTAACATGTACAATATCAGATAAAGGAGATTGTAACATCTTTGTGATAAAATTGGAAGATCACACCATAGGGAATTTAATcaaaatgtaaatatatatatatatatatttatttatttatttatttatttatttattattttatatattttttttaatatttccATTTATTGTAGGCAACTGTGTCAAGACCCTAAGGTTCTTTTTGCTGCTTATAGACAACCACACCCTCTTCAAAATGCCATAGAAATTACAATTAAACCTAAGGGTTATGCAGGTGTGAAATTATTGTCAGATAATGtaaataacatattatcACAAGTTGCCACActaaaagaaaattttgcggtaattcaaaataaataaataaatatatatatatataataaatattattatataaattttgtatatatcCTATTTACcaatttaatatatttatattttttatattttttttttagaaaaaaattcaaaaatataaggAAAGCAATTCTTACTATGAAGATTACTGATATgttaaatttatttttttttttttttgtttcttttatccttatttttatatgatctaatatatatatatatatatatatatatatatatatatatatatatgatcATATAAACAGATAAATTctaaataaatattaattcaaaatttttcatttttaattttttttttaatatttcatattattaataaaacaCATTTTgcttatatataaaaatatatttctttaaagacactatttttttttaaatttattttgattatgtaattatatatatatatatatatttataatttttttttttttttttttttttttttatatatttgttttatacatttaaaaatttttaataaacttataatatatatatatattgtgtacctataaaaaaaaattgaaaaaagaaaaaaaaaaaaaaaaagagaaattTATAATGTGCATACacaaatttattattttttaaaagatagTTGCTTATATTCAATTTAAATGAGAGttacattaatatatttttaagcATACAGAATtgaattaatatttattaaatatttacacttttttttttaattttatattttttctttaaatatttgtaataataatttgaatatataattcattattttatataaaaaataaaaaattttatatgtgtatatttaaatgtattattattattattattattatgatttattataGCACCTTTTGttataacaaaattattatatatattataatgataataattaatatatatatataataatattttgatggaattttaataatttgGTAAAGTGTATAAAATATTcctataatatataatttatttaaatataaaatatataaatgtgtaatatatatatatatatatatttttttttttttttcttagatatttatatatgttcatatatGAATCATAAGttacatttaaataatatatatatatataattatacatatttttatttattttgttttattttgttttattttttaccatttaagaattatatatatattataatttgtgaacaatataatatatttatataaacatattctcatatatatatatatatattttattttattttatttttattatataatttttgaaTATGGAAAATTTATACTTTTCAGATATTAACACAACCTTATTTTTAAGGCATTATAATAACCATTTGCTTTTAATTAATGggaataaaataaaattttataattatgaagaaaataaaaatattgtgAGGGCACATAATATTGGTATATATAGTATTAAGGAGGCTGATAAGAATGAAAAGATTGTTTATgtttcaaataatataaaattaaaaagaagattaaaaggaaaaaaagAAGAGGAAGatctaaaaataaatgattCTTTTAAAGGTAATGATTTAGTAAGTTCGAATAATAATGAGacaaatgaaaaaaatagagaaaaagaacaaaataaaggtgacatagaaaataataatattattaataataataatatgaatgatgATGTTCTAAGTACTTCTCAATTTTCTAAAACTTCTAAAGATATGATcataaaagaagaaaaagtAAATTATGTTTGTATAGCATTTGAAGAAGGTAATGTATGGTTATGTCATCaagatgataaaaataaattatttaattatgaaaaattaatatacaGAAAAGTTTGTGATATAGTAAATATTGaattatttgttataaaaaataatttgaatgtttttattttatataaagattatactctaatattatatagtGAGAAATTACAAAATGCTATTAAAATTCCTATACATGAATATACTTATAATTTCTGTTTAAgtcataattataaaaatttagctatttttaatcatactaatttatatatatatgatatttataagaGTGATGTATTTGGTTTATTACATGATAAGGATAATTACTCACCAAgtacaaataataataacaaaaataataatagtaataattttatagaaattaagaatatatttgatctatcaaaaaattataaatatctACTCAACTGTGATTGGCATCCAAAAAATCATTGTATTGCTTTATgtggaaaaaaaaatatacgATATTTAactttatataattataatgttTATGAATTTACATCCTTACCTATACATGAGACACTAATAAATTCAATGAAATTTATTACTATATCAAATAATGTCacattattaatatctCTAAGTTCTTCagattatattttttctatatgGGAATTTGAACTTGAATATTGTATATACAAATTTAAAAGTGATTATGCTATTTCTTATTTTGATATGtccttttttaataacTATTTACATATATCAATGCTAGCTCAAGAAAAACATCTAGCTAATCTAAAATTATTAGATAAAGATATTCTACAAAAAATTGAATGCAACCAATCTGATAATGATcataatgatatattacAAGGCTCttttaatgataaaaatacatacaaTAACAATGACCAAAATATAGATcaacataatatatttgctgatcataaaaacaatataaatttgGATAATAAGAACCAAAATAAGGAACAACAATTGCAAGGAATAATTTATCCAAATAGTACTATACACACTAAACGTAAAAGTAAAAGAAACGATGatgatatttttaatagCTTCAgtattgataataaaaatgatcaatatttttataataattatatagaaaatgataaaattaCAAACGAATATGCATCAGCTAGtgtacaaaaaaaaaaaagaattagCATATCcaataatgataatttcAATTCTACAAATATgaaaagaagaaaaaaaaaaattttttctgatgatgatgaaagTCAAGAATCTTTCCCCTTGtcttataaaaatattgaaaagGAAATTAATGCAAACGAACAAAAAGTcaaagaaaataataaacacCTTACACACAATATACAGGATAAGAAcgataataattataaacCAGATGGACatcataaaaatgataGACAAAATCACAATTTTAATGATGAGAATGATAAAGACGATGCTTCTAATTATAATTACGAAGAAAGTGCAGAAGGTACCatgaaaaaattacataaaTTAAGTACTCATCTAAAAACCTCAAAAGAAACAAAGCATAACAAAGttatatcaaatatatatgatgattTTGAAAGTAATCAAATGAATATTCAACACAATATTCATTCAGTTGATAAAAGTAAATATGGAgaagatgaaaatatatataaccctaaagaatataatcttcagaattttattaataaaaatagagATGTTGTTATTGATAGAGATGggaattatttatttgataatgatgatgatcAAAGAAGTATGATTGGATTTAATACGTATGTAAAAGATAAATTTGATCAACTAAGAGAATTAAAGAAACAAGTTGACCATTTACAAAAACAAATAACAAATTACACTAAAATAAATTTAGATGATTTTATAGTTCTTGCTCCTGGATTATGTGAAGAACcagaaaatattaatgatcAATGGTGTATGTTCTGGAACGATATTGGAcatataacaaaaaaaaaagaaggaagtaaaacatatatatatatatttttatttagaGGTGAAGAGattggaaaaaaaaaaattactgatatttataatgtTACTAGTGCTTCTTTAAGTGCATATGGTTTTGCATTAGCATCTAATCCATATGAGAAATCtggaaataaaaataatagtatCTTATGttttcataatttaaaagataatattatatggaATAAATATCTTCCATCagatgaatatattaaaggTGTTGCTAATGGTAATAATTTTGTAGCAGTAGTAACATCAAATAACTTCTTACGTATATATTCTACATATggttatattattaatactATCTTATTGAAAGGATTACCTGTAGCTATATGTGCTTATGACTATTTActctttattattacatgcccatatatatatgaaaatgttactacaacaaatataaataatacatatacatGTACACTCTACAAAatttatgaaaattttaCAAATCTAAAAccaaataaatataacacATATCATATAACAATACTATATGAAGATGTTTTATCTCTGCCCTCATGCCATTACTTAAACTGGGTTAATATGTCGAATTTTGGAGTACCTTATGTCAAAGATACATctaattatatatatggttTATATCctatttttaaaaaaaataatcaatTAGTATATGATTGGGTACCTGTATTTGATATGCAAATTTTAAATGAAgtagaaaataaagaaaatatattacaaataaatgaaaacaatcaagatatattaaatgaatcaaataataataatgatattatgTCAAGTCATATCCATTCACAGAAAGACGATAATGAAGATTATGTCAATTCAAGTATGAAAAATGCAACACCCTCAAAATTGAACCctttgaaaaaaaaaaataaaaataaatcttTTAATCATCatggtaataataatgaaggAGTCATGCAATTTTTAGATGATGAAGTGGAAGAAG is a window encoding:
- a CDS encoding hypothetical protein (conserved Plasmodium protein, unknown function), with the protein product MENLYFSDINTTLFLRHYNNHLLLINGNKIKFYNYEENKNIVRAHNIGIYSIKEADKNEKIVYVSNNIKLKRRLKGKKEEEDLKINDSFKGNDLVSSNNNETNEKNREKEQNKGDIENNNIINNNNMNDDVLSTSQFSKTSKDMIIKEEKVNYVCIAFEEGNVWLCHQDDKNKLFNYEKLIYRKVCDIVNIELFVIKNNLNVFILYKDYTLILYSEKLQNAIKIPIHEYTYNFCLSHNYKNLAIFNHTNLYIYDIYKSDVFGLLHDKDNYSPSTNNNNKNNNSNNFIEIKNIFDLSKNYKYLLNCDWHPKNHCIALCGKKNIRYLTLYNYNVYEFTSLPIHETLINSMKFITISNNVTLLISLSSSDYIFSIWEFELEYCIYKFKSDYAISYFDMSFFNNYLHISMLAQEKHLANLKLLDKDILQKIECNQSDNDHNDILQGSFNDKNTYNNNDQNIDQHNIFADHKNNINLDNKNQNKEQQLQGIIYPNSTIHTKRKSKRNDDDIFNSFSIDNKNDQYFYNNYIENDKITNEYASASVQKKKRISISNNDNFNSTNMKRRKKKIFSDDDESQESFPLSYKNIEKEINANEQKVKENNKHLTHNIQDKNDNNYKPDGHHKNDRQNHNFNDENDKDDASNYNYEESAEGTMKKLHKLSTHLKTSKETKHNKVISNIYDDFESNQMNIQHNIHSVDKSKYGEDENIYNPKEYNLQNFINKNRDVVIDRDGNYLFDNDDDQRSMIGFNTYVKDKFDQLRELKKQVDHLQKQITNYTKINLDDFIVLAPGLCEEPENINDQWCMFWNDIGHITKKKEGSKTYIYIFLFRGEEIGKKKITDIYNVTSASLSAYGFALASNPYEKSGNKNNSILCFHNLKDNIIWNKYLPSDEYIKGVANGNNFVAVVTSNNFLRIYSTYGYIINTILLKGLPVAICAYDYLLFIITCPYIYENVTTTNINNTYTCTLYKIYENFTNLKPNKYNTYHITILYEDVLSLPSCHYLNWVNMSNFGVPYVKDTSNYIYGLYPIFKKNNQLVYDWVPVFDMQILNEVENKENILQINENNQDILNESNNNNDIMSSHIHSQKDDNEDYVNSSMKNATPSKLNPLKKKNKNKSFNHHGNNNEGVMQFLDDEVEEDEEENDAYEDEELGNENFDDEEYKPRINNNYNNNNNDEYTNNGCIYYPLYFDNFEQISVIKLQKNEIEPRSNKIESCLGYNVEKKYVVMNECNLISYEKYVNLLQKNPNLSLDNESNNEESALLPWEQYDEMRSRIDLFCKQLFANMYHDYMNDGKNKTANDTLKSLNKLYDKWIMRMFAILKNDKKNQRLAVKVSSLFKNIKNMMLSISLVDDEYSTLHSEITNEYLKRQIKDENSKHTQENIIYYEDNKDDEQKRREIYEKSYANQQNNISDDEKKNLHDIKSTSQVYINSSKTFVEKKENGFLDKFFTGVTKNQAVDTLFSHDKKNTKIKKKNTLESFFTEIKEN
- a CDS encoding cyclin translates to MMNDIVLIDKKKTPSEEKNIDKSDEIKLRIYGCQLLQEAGIILKLKAVTIVTSQVLFHRFYFKKSFTDFDVNIIAPSALYLSCKLEEDFCRIYKIINTFHFLCKYEHIKSKHLYFDIKNLNMEHFRINIESEEYKNMKVDIYTYELLILKEIGFLVHKINQHPHSFLLPYIYSLFNNLNTIDKDLTKKLAQMSWGFLNDSMRTTLCCEYQPRCIAVASIFLAAYKLNIPLMKNTNWFKLFDVDYEDIKKICIRILELYKIGRCHYIDVVVKKK
- a CDS encoding putative DNA-directed RNA polymerase 2, with translation MSVPTLSNKPETVDLLVLAPGEKKVTCTISDKGDCNIFVIKLEDHTIGNLIKMQLCQDPKVLFAAYRQPHPLQNAIEITIKPKGYAGVKLLSDNVNNILSQVATLKENFAKKIQKYKESNSYYEDY